The following are from one region of the Methyloversatilis discipulorum genome:
- a CDS encoding LysR family transcriptional regulator — MQDLNDLYYFARVVEYGGFAPAARALDMHKSKLSRRIALLEDSLGVRLIQRSTRRFAVTEIGQAYYGHCVAMLVEAEAAQEAVERTRAEPQGIVRLACPTALLEYQVADMLSRYMAACPRVQIHLESTNRRVDVIREGFDLAIRVRFPPLEDTDLVMKVLGDSLQRLVAHPALITPLGEVRVPADLATLPSVAWGPAQRDHAWMLEGPDGASAQVRHAPRLVTDDLAALRSAALHGVGVAQLPTMMVRDDLASGRLIDVLPNWAPRCGIAHVVFPSRRGLLPAVRGLVDHLAREFAQLPA; from the coding sequence ATGCAGGACCTGAACGACCTCTACTACTTTGCCCGCGTGGTCGAGTACGGCGGCTTTGCGCCGGCGGCGCGCGCGCTCGACATGCACAAGTCCAAGCTCAGCCGGCGCATCGCGCTGCTGGAAGACAGTCTCGGGGTGCGCCTGATCCAGCGCTCGACGCGCCGCTTCGCGGTGACCGAGATCGGCCAGGCCTATTACGGTCATTGCGTGGCCATGCTGGTCGAAGCCGAGGCGGCGCAGGAGGCGGTCGAGCGCACGCGCGCCGAGCCGCAGGGCATCGTGCGGCTGGCCTGCCCGACCGCGCTGCTCGAGTATCAGGTGGCCGATATGCTGAGCCGGTACATGGCGGCCTGTCCGCGCGTGCAGATCCATCTGGAGAGCACCAACCGGCGCGTGGACGTGATCCGCGAAGGTTTCGACCTCGCCATCCGCGTGCGCTTTCCGCCGCTGGAGGACACCGACCTCGTGATGAAGGTGCTGGGCGACAGCCTGCAGCGCCTGGTCGCCCATCCGGCCCTGATCACGCCGCTGGGCGAGGTCCGCGTGCCGGCCGATCTCGCAACGCTGCCCAGCGTGGCTTGGGGGCCGGCGCAGCGCGACCACGCATGGATGCTGGAAGGCCCGGACGGTGCCAGCGCGCAGGTGCGCCACGCGCCGCGGCTGGTGACCGACGACCTGGCCGCGCTGCGCAGCGCCGCGCTGCACGGCGTCGGTGTCGCCCAGCTGCCGACCATGATGGTGCGCGACGACCTCGCCAGCGGTCGCCTGATCGACGTGCTGCCCAACTGGGCGCCGCGCTGCGGCATCGCCCACGTCGTGTTCCCGTCGCGCCGCGGCCTGCTGCCGGCGGTGCGCGGGCTGGTCGATCATCTGGCGCGCGAGTTTGCGCAACTGCCGGCGTGA
- a CDS encoding SDR family NAD(P)-dependent oxidoreductase, translated as MDLELKGRRALVTASSNGIGLEIARALAAEGAQVVINGRSAASVEAGVANIRASHPQADLLPLVADNGTAEGCAATLAALPEVDILVNNLGIYEAVGFFDESDADWQRLFEVNILSGVRLARHYLAGMLARGDGRVVFISSESGISPAPEMAHYSATKTMQLGLSRSLAELTMGTRVTVNAVLPGPTRTESVEKFIHDVFPDLPPAEAQRRFMAENRPSSLIARLIDPAEIGAVVAFIASARAAVINGAAIRAEGGLVRTAF; from the coding sequence ATGGATCTCGAACTGAAGGGCAGACGCGCCCTGGTCACCGCGTCGTCGAATGGCATCGGCCTGGAAATCGCCCGCGCGCTGGCGGCCGAAGGTGCGCAGGTCGTCATCAACGGGCGCAGCGCGGCCAGCGTGGAGGCCGGCGTCGCCAACATCCGCGCCAGTCATCCGCAGGCCGACCTGCTGCCGCTGGTGGCCGACAACGGCACGGCCGAAGGGTGCGCCGCCACGCTGGCCGCGCTGCCCGAGGTCGACATCCTGGTGAACAACCTCGGCATCTACGAGGCGGTCGGCTTCTTCGACGAGAGCGACGCCGACTGGCAGCGCCTGTTCGAAGTGAACATCCTGAGCGGCGTGCGGCTCGCGCGACATTACCTCGCCGGCATGCTGGCCCGCGGCGACGGACGCGTGGTGTTCATATCGAGCGAATCCGGCATCAGCCCGGCGCCGGAAATGGCGCACTACAGCGCGACCAAGACCATGCAGCTGGGCCTGTCGCGCTCGCTGGCCGAACTCACCATGGGCACGCGGGTGACGGTGAACGCGGTACTGCCGGGTCCCACGCGCACCGAAAGCGTCGAGAAGTTCATCCATGACGTGTTTCCCGATCTGCCGCCGGCCGAGGCCCAGCGCCGCTTCATGGCGGAGAACCGCCCCTCGTCGCTGATCGCGCGGCTGATCGATCCGGCGGAGATCGGCGCCGTTGTCGCCTTCATCGCCAGCGCGCGCGCCGCGGTGATCAACGGTGCGGCGATCCGCGCCGAAGGCGGGCTGGTGCGCACGGCCTTCTGA
- a CDS encoding TerB family tellurite resistance protein — translation MFRTLKELFDSFAAPAVDPVATEHQLQLATAVLLVEVMRADPDIGDDERAAAMQALRDKFALADDEIERLIELATTAAAEAYDYQRFTGQLNRAFDAARKLRVIELMWQVAYADGHLHAHEAHVMRKVADLLYIPHADYITAKLAARDGVGAH, via the coding sequence ATGTTCCGTACCCTGAAAGAGCTGTTCGACAGCTTCGCCGCGCCGGCGGTCGATCCGGTCGCCACCGAACACCAGCTGCAGCTGGCCACCGCCGTGCTGCTGGTCGAAGTGATGCGCGCCGACCCGGACATCGGTGACGACGAGCGCGCGGCTGCGATGCAGGCGCTGCGCGACAAGTTCGCGCTCGCCGACGACGAGATCGAACGGCTGATCGAACTGGCGACCACCGCGGCGGCCGAGGCCTACGACTACCAGCGCTTCACCGGCCAGCTGAACCGCGCCTTCGACGCCGCACGCAAGCTGCGCGTGATCGAGCTGATGTGGCAGGTGGCCTATGCCGACGGCCATCTGCACGCGCACGAAGCGCACGTGATGCGCAAGGTGGCCGACCTGCTCTACATCCCGCATGCCGACTACATCACCGCCAAGCTGGCGGCGCGCGACGGCGTCGGCGCGCACTGA
- the ycaC gene encoding isochorismate family cysteine hydrolase YcaC: MTTKTYKKLNKDDAVMLLVDHQAGLLSLVRDIDPDKFRNNVLATADLAKYFKLPTILTTSFEQGPNGPLMPELKELFPDAPYVARPGQINAWDNEDFVKAIKATGRKQLIIAGVVTEVCVAFPALSAIEEGFDVFVVTDASGTFNDIARHSAWDRMSQAGAQLINWFGVACELHRDWRNDVEGLATLLSNHIPDYRNLITSYNALKG; this comes from the coding sequence ATGACCACGAAGACCTACAAGAAGCTGAACAAGGACGATGCCGTGATGCTGCTGGTGGACCACCAGGCGGGCCTGCTGTCGCTGGTGCGCGACATCGATCCGGACAAGTTCCGCAACAACGTGCTGGCCACCGCCGATCTGGCCAAGTACTTCAAGCTGCCCACCATCCTGACCACCAGCTTCGAACAGGGCCCGAACGGCCCGCTGATGCCGGAGCTGAAAGAACTGTTCCCGGACGCGCCCTACGTCGCCCGCCCCGGCCAGATCAACGCCTGGGACAACGAGGACTTCGTCAAGGCGATCAAGGCCACCGGCCGCAAGCAGCTCATCATCGCCGGCGTGGTGACCGAAGTGTGCGTCGCCTTCCCCGCCCTGTCGGCGATCGAGGAAGGGTTCGACGTGTTCGTCGTGACCGACGCCTCCGGCACCTTCAACGACATCGCCCGCCATTCGGCCTGGGACCGCATGTCGCAGGCCGGCGCGCAACTGATCAACTGGTTCGGCGTGGCGTGCGAACTGCACCGCGACTGGCGCAACGACGTCGAGGGCCTGGCGACGCTGCTGTCCAACCACATCCCGGACTACCGCAACCTGATCACCAGCTACAACGCACTGAAGGGCTGA
- a CDS encoding paraquat-inducible protein A, translating to MSHAHPTLPAQTIACHECDLLQTEPELAPGQTARCVRCGAFLARNPPDSLDRTLALTLTAAILYVIANVYPLVGLELQGRRVEVTLIGAVQVLWQDGMTPVAALVFGTALLFPLLELLMILMVLLPLRLGRVSPRLAPFFRLVRSVQPWGMVEVFLLGMLVSLVKLSHMATVLLGTAFWAMATLIVALTLAGRAFDTRLLWQVPPEGANA from the coding sequence ATGTCCCACGCGCATCCCACGCTGCCCGCCCAGACCATCGCCTGCCACGAGTGCGATCTGCTGCAGACCGAGCCCGAACTCGCGCCCGGGCAGACCGCGCGCTGCGTGCGCTGCGGTGCCTTCCTCGCGCGCAATCCGCCGGACAGCCTCGATCGCACGCTGGCGCTGACGCTGACTGCCGCCATCCTGTATGTGATCGCCAACGTCTATCCGCTGGTCGGCCTCGAACTGCAGGGGCGGCGCGTCGAGGTGACGCTGATCGGCGCGGTGCAGGTGCTGTGGCAGGACGGCATGACACCGGTCGCCGCGCTGGTGTTCGGCACCGCGCTGCTGTTCCCGCTGCTCGAACTGCTGATGATCCTGATGGTGCTGCTGCCGCTGCGTCTGGGCCGAGTGTCGCCACGACTGGCGCCCTTCTTCCGGCTGGTGCGTTCGGTGCAGCCGTGGGGCATGGTCGAGGTGTTCCTGCTCGGCATGCTGGTGTCACTGGTGAAGCTGTCGCACATGGCGACCGTGCTGCTCGGCACCGCCTTCTGGGCGATGGCGACACTGATCGTCGCGCTGACGCTGGCCGGGCGCGCGTTCGACACGCGGCTGCTGTGGCAGGTACCACCGGAAGGCGCCAACGCATGA
- a CDS encoding pirin family protein translates to MKKIAGLYSAPRQHWVGDGFPVRSLFSYDSMGRHVSPFLLLDYAGPANFEPSDTPRGVGRHPHRGFETVTIVYEGEVAHQDSTGAGGTIGPGDVQWMTAGAGIIHEEFHSPDFTRRGGPLEMVQLWVNLPARDKRAAPGYQHLAKKDIPVVELPDGAGHLRVIAGEYAGDRGPARTFTPINVWDLKLKAGADLELTVPEGHTLALVVLHGLIRANGSQPVREAQMALYHREGSSFSITADSDATVLLLAGEPIDEPIAGYGPFVMNTKDEIREAIDDFRSSESRFLAVR, encoded by the coding sequence ATGAAGAAGATTGCAGGTCTGTACAGCGCACCGCGCCAGCACTGGGTCGGCGACGGTTTTCCGGTGCGCTCGCTGTTTTCCTACGATTCGATGGGCCGCCACGTGAGCCCCTTCCTGCTGCTGGACTACGCTGGCCCGGCGAACTTCGAGCCGTCGGACACGCCGCGCGGCGTCGGCCGCCATCCGCACCGCGGCTTCGAAACGGTCACCATCGTCTATGAGGGCGAAGTCGCCCACCAGGACTCGACCGGCGCCGGCGGCACGATAGGCCCGGGCGACGTGCAGTGGATGACCGCCGGTGCCGGCATCATCCACGAAGAATTCCACTCGCCGGACTTCACCCGCCGCGGCGGCCCGCTGGAGATGGTGCAGCTGTGGGTGAACCTGCCGGCGCGCGACAAGCGTGCAGCCCCCGGCTACCAGCACCTGGCTAAGAAGGACATTCCGGTGGTCGAACTGCCGGACGGCGCCGGACATCTGCGCGTCATCGCCGGTGAGTACGCTGGCGACAGGGGCCCGGCCCGCACTTTCACGCCCATCAATGTATGGGATCTGAAGCTGAAGGCCGGCGCCGACCTCGAACTGACGGTGCCGGAAGGCCACACGCTGGCGCTGGTGGTGCTGCACGGCCTGATCCGCGCCAATGGCAGCCAGCCGGTGCGCGAGGCGCAGATGGCGCTGTACCACCGCGAAGGCAGCAGCTTCTCGATCACCGCGGACAGCGACGCCACCGTGCTGCTGCTGGCCGGCGAACCGATAGACGAACCGATCGCCGGCTACGGCCCCTTCGTGATGAACACGAAGGACGAAATCCGCGAGGCGATCGACGATTTCAGGTCGTCCGAATCGCGCTTTCTTGCGGTGCGTTGA
- a CDS encoding LysR substrate-binding domain-containing protein, with amino-acid sequence MTTRTEDLMVYLAVVDGGSLTAAAEQLGQTVSGVSRALARLERRLDSTLLVRTTRRIDLTEEGRLFADHARRIVAALAEAEECMAIRRQRPAGRLRVDAASPFVLHVLVPRVGAFRARYPDIELELHSNDRITDLIEQRTDVALRIGTLPDSTLHARLLGRSMLRLLASPAYLAVHGEPADAAALAAHRLIGFTAPTHLNTWPLRTADGEGCAIRPKLSASSGETVRQLALAGEGIACLSDFMTEDDRRSGRLVELLAPLRVPSYQPVHAVYYRNTTLAARIACFIDFLAESWPATGED; translated from the coding sequence ATGACTACGCGCACCGAAGACCTCATGGTCTATCTGGCGGTAGTCGATGGCGGCTCGCTGACGGCGGCCGCCGAACAGCTGGGGCAGACGGTGTCCGGCGTCAGCCGTGCGCTGGCGCGGCTGGAACGCAGGCTGGACAGCACGCTGCTCGTGCGCACGACACGGCGCATCGACCTGACCGAAGAAGGCCGGCTGTTCGCCGACCACGCACGGCGCATCGTCGCCGCTCTGGCCGAGGCGGAAGAATGCATGGCCATCCGTCGCCAGCGCCCGGCCGGGCGGCTGCGTGTCGATGCCGCCTCGCCCTTCGTGCTGCACGTGCTGGTGCCGCGCGTCGGCGCCTTCCGCGCGCGCTACCCGGACATCGAGCTGGAGCTGCACAGCAACGACCGCATCACCGACCTGATCGAACAGCGCACCGACGTCGCGCTGCGCATCGGCACGCTGCCGGATTCGACGCTGCACGCGCGCCTGCTGGGCCGTTCGATGCTGCGCCTGCTGGCCTCGCCGGCCTATCTGGCCGTCCACGGCGAACCGGCCGACGCGGCAGCGCTCGCCGCGCACCGGCTGATCGGCTTCACCGCGCCGACCCATCTGAACACCTGGCCGCTGCGCACGGCGGACGGCGAAGGCTGCGCCATCCGCCCGAAGCTGTCCGCGTCCAGTGGCGAAACGGTGCGCCAGCTCGCGCTCGCTGGCGAAGGCATCGCCTGCCTGTCCGACTTCATGACCGAAGACGACCGGCGCAGCGGCCGGCTGGTCGAGCTGCTCGCACCGCTGCGCGTGCCGAGCTACCAGCCGGTGCATGCCGTGTATTACCGCAACACCACGCTGGCGGCACGCATCGCCTGCTTCATCGACTTCCTCGCCGAAAGCTGGCCGGCGACGGGCGAGGATTGA
- a CDS encoding metal-dependent hydrolase encodes MFIAHAPSGYLLATHFVERARSLPVRTGVAVAAGVIGGLAPDFDMLWFHLVDARRTHHHKYISHWPVLWLSLLLLALLWRHARPSSASAIVLGVFAAGGLLHMVLDSVVGDIWWFAPFVDRPFALFTVPALYKPWWLNFFLHWSFALELAICAWALATYRRRRRTLPIQGLR; translated from the coding sequence ATGTTCATCGCCCACGCCCCCTCGGGCTATCTTCTTGCTACGCATTTCGTCGAGCGCGCGCGTTCGCTGCCCGTCCGGACAGGCGTCGCCGTGGCCGCTGGCGTGATCGGCGGTCTGGCGCCGGACTTCGACATGCTGTGGTTCCATCTGGTCGATGCGCGGCGGACCCATCACCACAAGTACATCAGCCACTGGCCTGTCCTGTGGCTGTCGCTGCTGTTGCTTGCACTGCTGTGGCGCCACGCGAGGCCATCGAGCGCCAGCGCCATCGTGCTCGGTGTCTTTGCCGCAGGCGGCCTGCTGCACATGGTGCTGGACAGCGTGGTTGGCGACATCTGGTGGTTCGCGCCCTTCGTCGACCGACCGTTCGCGCTGTTCACCGTACCGGCGCTGTACAAGCCCTGGTGGCTCAACTTCTTCCTGCACTGGTCGTTCGCGCTCGAGCTGGCGATCTGCGCGTGGGCGCTCGCCACCTACCGGCGGCGCCGGCGCACGCTGCCGATCCAGGGCTTGCGCTGA
- a CDS encoding alpha/beta hydrolase family esterase, giving the protein MKRRTRKSAWAKSLERSLVALTRGAVKSGARALGQAMKPALARRAPPAGEGSWILGIATGMAGARRFRLYRPPGVAAGERLPLMVMLHGCGQDANTFARSTRMNRVALRNRFLVLYPEQDRLANAQGCWNWFDSTAGRAGGEAALIMKMIDQVCLLHSADPTRMAIAGLSAGASMAALLVTRHPARFRAVVMHSGVPPGTAHSTLSALGAMHGHRTTKPLEATPLEVESGWPPLLVIHGDADKVVALQNAHAAAQQWAEGLGARARPPRSVQRGQRHAMTVTDFRRAGRLVSRLVLVRGLAHAWSGGAAQLPFSDPLGPDASRMAWAFAAAQFRG; this is encoded by the coding sequence ATGAAAAGGCGCACACGCAAGTCCGCCTGGGCCAAGAGCCTGGAGCGAAGTCTGGTGGCCCTCACCCGCGGTGCGGTGAAGAGCGGCGCCCGCGCACTGGGGCAAGCCATGAAACCGGCGCTCGCCCGCCGCGCGCCGCCAGCGGGTGAGGGCTCATGGATACTCGGCATCGCCACCGGCATGGCCGGCGCCCGCCGCTTCAGGCTCTATCGCCCCCCTGGCGTCGCCGCCGGCGAGCGCCTTCCGCTGATGGTCATGCTGCATGGCTGCGGGCAGGACGCGAACACCTTTGCCCGCAGTACGCGGATGAACCGGGTGGCGCTGCGCAACCGCTTCCTCGTGCTCTATCCGGAGCAGGACAGGCTGGCCAATGCACAGGGATGCTGGAACTGGTTCGACTCGACTGCGGGTCGCGCCGGCGGCGAGGCCGCGCTGATCATGAAAATGATCGACCAGGTCTGCCTGCTGCACTCCGCCGACCCGACGCGGATGGCGATCGCCGGTCTGTCGGCCGGTGCCAGCATGGCGGCGCTGCTGGTCACCCGCCACCCGGCGCGCTTCCGCGCCGTCGTGATGCATTCGGGCGTGCCGCCGGGTACCGCCCATTCAACTCTGTCTGCGCTCGGGGCCATGCACGGCCATCGCACGACGAAGCCACTGGAGGCCACGCCGCTGGAAGTGGAAAGCGGCTGGCCGCCGCTGCTGGTCATCCACGGCGACGCCGACAAGGTGGTGGCGCTGCAGAACGCGCACGCCGCCGCGCAACAGTGGGCCGAAGGCCTGGGTGCCCGCGCCCGGCCGCCGCGCAGCGTGCAGCGCGGCCAGCGTCATGCGATGACGGTGACCGATTTCCGCCGCGCCGGGCGTCTCGTGTCCAGGCTGGTGCTGGTACGCGGGCTGGCGCACGCATGGAGCGGCGGTGCCGCGCAACTGCCCTTCAGTGACCCACTCGGACCCGACGCGTCACGGATGGCCTGGGCCTTCGCGGCGGCGCAGTTCCGCGGCTGA